Proteins encoded in a region of the uncultured Fibrobacter sp. genome:
- a CDS encoding M15 family metallopeptidase yields the protein MNFDIPEKARACYGLRPVDCSDFVEVDGYIVDKGILGDFNKLKESFAREGFALRIESAYRPFERQLSIWNRKASGELKLLSAEGLPMERPADEEQLMYAILTWSALPGASRHHLGTDLDVVDANACPVGYEVELTPAECDGMFRPFHEKLTELIGAGESFGFERVFVPGRGKIQPEKWHIAHLPTSRKYLEEFSLKDLRSIYEKTDIACKSALLDNLDKLAKEYIYPYFI from the coding sequence ATGAATTTTGATATACCGGAAAAGGCCCGCGCTTGCTATGGTTTGCGACCGGTAGACTGCTCCGATTTTGTAGAAGTCGACGGCTATATTGTAGACAAAGGAATTCTTGGAGACTTTAACAAGTTGAAGGAATCGTTTGCCCGCGAAGGTTTTGCGCTACGTATTGAATCGGCTTACCGCCCCTTTGAACGGCAGCTTTCGATTTGGAACCGCAAGGCAAGCGGCGAACTCAAACTGCTTTCCGCCGAAGGACTCCCCATGGAGCGCCCTGCAGACGAAGAGCAGCTGATGTATGCCATCCTCACGTGGTCGGCGCTCCCTGGAGCAAGCCGTCACCATCTCGGAACCGACCTCGACGTAGTTGACGCAAATGCCTGTCCGGTCGGTTACGAGGTCGAATTGACGCCCGCTGAATGTGACGGCATGTTCCGCCCCTTTCATGAAAAGCTCACGGAACTGATCGGGGCGGGGGAGTCCTTCGGCTTCGAGCGCGTCTTTGTGCCTGGCCGTGGAAAAATTCAACCCGAAAAATGGCACATCGCGCATCTGCCTACGTCGCGGAAATACCTTGAAGAATTTTCGCTGAAGGACCTCCGCAGCATCTATGAGAAAACCGATATCGCCTGC